The Plectropomus leopardus isolate mb chromosome 2, YSFRI_Pleo_2.0, whole genome shotgun sequence genome has a window encoding:
- the LOC121948723 gene encoding alpha-tectorin-like, whose product MSHSESDVTLSNTAVLTCSTACLPASSTMLRLLFYVTAVLHVCTRGVAALCQGDQCTLCTVSGHTVITVSDQAYAVEDRCVYSLLKTSSIPNVVVKARFQERRRKDISFLDSVTLSLSNGKISLEQGGRVTVDDTEETIDSTGKSFHSVDVSKNQAGVTAKFTHSNYDMTVFFDGYTAQIHIKGPSGQAPTVEGLCGNSNGDLTGDKLSEEGEEGCDTDHNDDTDDTSDCSGMTARCNLLTQAPFMTCHSNVGHTPYVTACTNTLCHYPAKDGLKCQFLEAYARACSLYSDDAMDSWRTSAACSPQAYCQGQFCSAEEFCGDNSNGDGTRCHCRAIFASPYRTDDTLGDPAVCDGSSRSVSLVGCLLEDKGISYSKLHLYDKTCTANKDAVTHRVTLSFDSSEKPCGTMIRMNSDDELINKNAVLQEGSSHELVDFTCPFVIPDINIDFAVNIKVKSGTSSSSVAYVSNGIWDYVLTMKAYTDAGRTQAVTQDTHLKLNQKVWFELKADGLNNNVALVTHACFATHEESAESTDRYQLITNGCPNTDDKTLHVESNGEGHSNYFSFNMFQFSGKSGDVYLHCQMSLCIKSKEVCVPDCSQNGRRRRSVKSKQKENPPVIILAWGS is encoded by the exons ATGTCGCACAGCGAGAGTGATGTCACACTATCAAACACGGCTGTCCTCACCTGCTCAA CTGCGTGTCTGCCTGCCTCATCCACCATGCTTCGCCTGCTGTTCTACGTGACTGCAGTCCTCCACGTTTGTACACGTGGCGTCGCTGCGCTTTGCCAAGGAGATCA GTGCACCCTGTGCACTGTGAGCGGCCACACTGTCATCACCGTCAGCGACCAGGCTTACGCTGTCGAGGATCGCTGTGTGTACTCTCTGCTAAAGACCTCATCAATCCCAAATGTCGTGGTTAAGGCGAGATTCCAGGAACGACGGCGTAAAGACATCAGCTTCTTGGACAGTGTGACCCTGTCTCTGAGCAACGGTAAAATCAGTCTGGAACAAGGCGGGAGAGTTACG GTGGACGACACAGAGGAGACGATCGACTCCACAGGCAAGAGTTTTCACAGTGTGGACGTCTCCAAAAACCAAGCCGGAGTGACCGCCAAGTTCACCCACTCCAACTACGACATGACCGTCTTCTTTGATGGCTACACTGCACAGATACACATTAAAG GACCGAGTGGACAAGCTCCAACTGTGGAGGGTTTATGTGGCAACTCAAACGGGGATTTAACTGGTGACAAGCTTTCTGAGGAGGGCGAGGAAGG CTGTGACACGGACCACAATGACGACACTGATGACACAAGCGACTGCAGTGGAATGACTGCACG CTGCAATCTCCTGACGCAGGCGCCCTTCATGACATGTCACAGCAACGTCGGCCACACGCCCTACGTCACTGCCTGCACAAACACTTTGTGCCATTATCCTGCCAAGGACGGACTCAAGTGCCAGTTCCTGGAGGCTTACGCCAGAGCCTGCAGCCTGTACAGCGATGACGCAATGGACAGCTGGAGGACAAGTGCCGCCTGCT ccccTCAGGCTTACTGTCAGGGCCAGTTCTGCAGTGCCGAGGAGTTCTGCGGTGATAACAGCAATGGTGATGGAACCCGTTGCCACTGTCGGGCCATATTTGCCTCCCCATACAGAACTGACGACACTTTGG GTGACCCTGCGGTCTGCGACGGGAGCTCTCGGTCGGTTTCTCTGGTTGGTTGCCTCCTGGAGGACAAAGGAATCAGCTACTCTAAATTACACCTCTATGACAAGACATGCACAGCTAACAAGGACGCCGTGACCCACCGGGTGACCTTAAGCTTTGATTCCAGTGAGAAGCCCTGCGGGACGATGATCAGG ATGAACAGTGACGATGAACTTATCAACAAGAATGCCGTCCTGCAGGAGGGCAGCAGTCACGAACTGGTTGACTTCACCTGCCCCTTTGTTATTCCAGATATAAACATCGATTTCGCAGTGAACATCAAAGTCAAAAGCGGCACCAGCAG CTCTTCGGTGGCGTATGTTTCAAACGGTATTTGGGACTACGTCCTGACCATGAAGGCCTACACTGACGCTGGGCGCACACAGGCTGTGACCCAGGACACACACCTCAAACTCAACCAGAAGGTGTGGTTTGAGCTGAAGGCGGACGGCCTGAACAATAACGTTGCTTTGGTGACACACGCCTGCTTTGCAACCCACGAAGAATCAGCTGAATCGACAGACCGATACCAGCTAATCACGAATGg CTGTCCGAACACTGATGACAAAACCTTACATGTGGAGAGCAACGGAGAAGGACATTCAAACTACTTCTCCTTCAACATGTTCCAGTTCTCCGGGAAATCTGGAGACGTCTACCTGCACTGCCAAATGAGCCTGTGCATCAAAAGCAAGGAGGTCTGCGTCCCG GACTGCTCCCAGAATGGTAGGAGACGCAGATCAGTCAAGtctaaacaaaaagaaaacccacCCGTCATCATCTTAGCCTGGGGTTCGTAG